The Candidatus Edwardsbacteria bacterium genome contains the following window.
CCCCGTTTATGTGTCGACTAAAAATAAGCTCTGATTACTTCAACTCTACGGTAGCCCCGGCGGCCTCTAGGATAGCCTTGATCTTCTGGGCCTCATCCTTGGCAACGCTTTCCTTGACCGGCTTGGGAGCGCTCTCCACCAGGTCCTTGGCCTCCTTCAGGCCCAGACTGGTGATGCCCCGGACCTCCTTGATCACCTGGATCTTCTTGTCTCCGCTGGAGATCAGGATCACGTCAAAGCTGGTTTTTTCCTCGGCCGGAGCGGCGGCGGGCATAGCGGCCATGGCAGCCATCGGGGCGGCGGCCTTGACGTCGAATTTTTCTTCCAAAGCCTTGACCAGTTCCGACAGTTCCAGCACGGTCATGGATTCGATGGCTTCCATTATGGTTTGTTTCTTGTCCGACATTTTGAAATGCTCCTTTTTATTCCTGATTGTTTTTTATTTTCTTTTTGGTCTTTTTTAAAACGGTTATTTGGCTTCCTTTTGCTTGGCTATGGCATCCACCGTGCCCACGAACTTCTGGATGATCCCGCCCAGGGCCCCCACCAGGCCG
Protein-coding sequences here:
- the rplL gene encoding 50S ribosomal protein L7/L12, translating into MSDKKQTIMEAIESMTVLELSELVKALEEKFDVKAAAPMAAMAAMPAAAPAEEKTSFDVILISSGDKKIQVIKEVRGITSLGLKEAKDLVESAPKPVKESVAKDEAQKIKAILEAAGATVELK